One genomic region from Pseudomonas sp. R5-89-07 encodes:
- a CDS encoding SDR family oxidoreductase, with the protein MKSFNGRVAAITGAASGMGRALALALAREGCHLALADKNSQGLEQTRDLIGTSTLSPVTVTTQVLDVADRQAMLDWAARCAAEHGQVNLVFNNAGVALSSTVEGVDYADLEWIVGINFWGVVHGTKAFLPYLKASGDGHIVNTSSVFGLFAQPGMSGYNASKFAVRGFTEALRQELDLQRCGVSATCVHPGGIRTDICRSSRIDANMTGFLIHSEQQARADFEKLFITDADQAAKVILQGVRKNKRRVLIGRDAYFLDLLARCLPAAYQALVVFASKRMAPKPRTPVFETNDEPRL; encoded by the coding sequence ATGAAGTCATTCAACGGCCGCGTCGCGGCGATCACGGGAGCGGCCTCCGGCATGGGCCGCGCACTGGCCCTGGCGCTGGCACGAGAAGGTTGCCACCTGGCCCTGGCCGACAAGAACAGCCAGGGGTTGGAGCAAACACGGGACCTGATCGGCACGTCGACCCTGTCGCCGGTGACCGTTACCACTCAGGTACTGGATGTCGCCGACCGCCAAGCCATGCTCGACTGGGCGGCGCGTTGCGCGGCCGAGCATGGCCAGGTCAACCTGGTCTTCAATAATGCCGGAGTGGCGCTGTCGAGCACCGTGGAAGGCGTGGACTATGCCGACCTGGAGTGGATCGTCGGCATCAACTTCTGGGGGGTAGTGCATGGTACCAAGGCGTTCCTGCCTTACCTGAAGGCCAGTGGCGACGGGCATATCGTCAACACCTCCAGCGTGTTCGGCCTGTTCGCCCAGCCTGGCATGAGTGGCTACAACGCCAGCAAGTTCGCGGTGCGTGGCTTTACCGAAGCACTGCGCCAGGAGCTGGACCTGCAACGCTGCGGCGTCTCCGCCACCTGCGTGCATCCCGGTGGGATTCGTACCGATATCTGCCGCAGCAGCCGTATCGACGCAAACATGACCGGCTTCCTTATCCATAGCGAACAGCAAGCGCGCGCCGATTTCGAAAAACTGTTTATCACCGATGCCGATCAGGCCGCCAAGGTGATCCTGCAAGGCGTGCGCAAAAACAAACGCCGCGTGCTGATCGGCCGCGATGCGTATTTCCTCGACCTGCTCGCCCGTTGCCTGCCGGCGGCCTATCAAGCGCTGGTGGTGTTTGCCAGCAAGCGCATGGCCCCCAAACCGCGCACGCCCGTGTTTGAAACCAACGACGAGCCTCGCCTCTGA
- a CDS encoding NAD(P)/FAD-dependent oxidoreductase has product MNAHSDTIDIAIIGSGFAGLCMAIKLKQAGFTDFFVAEQADTLGGTWRDNHYPGCACDVQSHVYSFSFAPNPDWTRQFAPQAEIRAYLEQCAKRFELAPYLRFGMGLQRAVFDDQQQRWRLAFSDGREVSARVLVSGMGGLSRPALPDIPGLESFKGKRFHSQQWDHGYSLKGKRVAVIGTGASAIQFVPQIAPQVAHLDLFQRTPPWIMPKPDRPISRVERWLFKHLPFTQRLVRGAFYWALEGRVVGFALHPRLMKMVQKIALRHLHKQVARPSLRKVLTPDYTIGCKRVLISNDYYPALSRSNVEVVTDAVLRIEADGVITSDGIKHPADCLIFGTGFQAADPLPRDCIIGRNGVDLMDTWHDGAHAYKGTTVPGYPNLFLIVGPNTGLGHNSMILMIEAQVTYILDALQQMQHQRIATVEVKPAAEQAYNAQLQGKLKRTIWNTGGCQSWYLDPRTGKNTTLWPGSTWRFKQITRHFALRDYEVSRAPVASMPRSMPTPHSATEGSLS; this is encoded by the coding sequence ATGAACGCCCACAGCGACACCATCGATATCGCCATCATCGGCTCAGGCTTCGCCGGCCTGTGCATGGCGATCAAACTCAAGCAGGCAGGGTTTACCGATTTCTTCGTTGCCGAGCAGGCCGATACGCTCGGCGGTACGTGGCGGGACAACCACTACCCTGGCTGTGCCTGTGACGTGCAGTCCCATGTCTATTCCTTTTCCTTCGCACCCAACCCCGACTGGACCCGCCAATTCGCGCCACAAGCGGAGATCCGCGCTTACCTCGAGCAATGCGCAAAGCGTTTCGAGCTGGCGCCGTACCTGCGTTTCGGCATGGGCCTGCAACGGGCGGTGTTCGATGATCAGCAGCAGCGCTGGCGGCTGGCGTTCAGCGACGGCCGCGAGGTCAGTGCGCGAGTATTGGTGTCGGGCATGGGCGGCTTGTCGCGCCCGGCACTGCCGGATATCCCAGGGTTGGAGAGTTTCAAGGGCAAGCGTTTCCACTCGCAGCAGTGGGACCATGGCTACAGTCTGAAGGGCAAGCGCGTAGCGGTGATCGGCACCGGCGCCAGTGCCATTCAGTTCGTGCCGCAGATTGCGCCGCAGGTGGCGCATCTGGATCTGTTCCAGCGCACGCCGCCCTGGATCATGCCCAAGCCTGACCGGCCGATCTCACGGGTCGAGCGCTGGCTGTTCAAGCATCTTCCGTTTACCCAAAGGCTGGTGCGCGGCGCTTTTTATTGGGCGCTGGAAGGCCGCGTGGTGGGCTTTGCGCTGCACCCACGCCTGATGAAGATGGTGCAGAAAATCGCCCTTCGCCATTTGCACAAACAGGTGGCCCGCCCTTCCCTGCGCAAGGTCCTGACCCCGGACTACACCATCGGCTGCAAGCGCGTGCTGATCTCCAACGACTACTACCCCGCGCTGTCACGCAGTAATGTCGAAGTAGTGACCGACGCCGTGCTGCGCATCGAAGCCGATGGCGTGATCACCAGCGACGGCATCAAGCACCCCGCCGACTGTTTGATCTTCGGCACCGGGTTCCAGGCCGCCGATCCCCTGCCCCGTGATTGCATCATCGGGCGCAACGGCGTCGACCTGATGGACACCTGGCACGACGGCGCCCATGCCTACAAAGGCACGACGGTGCCCGGCTATCCCAACCTGTTCCTGATCGTCGGGCCCAACACCGGCCTGGGGCACAACTCGATGATCCTGATGATCGAGGCCCAGGTCACTTACATCCTTGATGCGTTGCAACAGATGCAGCACCAGCGCATCGCCACGGTGGAGGTCAAACCCGCCGCGGAGCAGGCCTACAACGCGCAACTGCAAGGCAAGCTCAAGCGCACCATCTGGAACACCGGCGGTTGCCAGAGCTGGTACCTCGACCCGCGCACCGGCAAGAACACCACACTGTGGCCCGGCTCGACGTGGCGCTTCAAGCAGATCACCCGGCATTTTGCACTCAGGGACTATGAGGTCAGCCGGGCGCCGGTTGCGTCCATGCCGCGTTCGATGCCGACCCCTCACTCCGCTACAGAAGGCAGCCTGTCATGA